DNA from Methanooceanicella nereidis:
CACGCAGCCGGGAACGTCGGGCAGGAATAAGCTGATCGACTGCGTATACGGGTTGTTCCAGAACGCAGGCTTCCCGGGAAATATAGTTGCTGACGGCTCCATAAACCAGATCAAAGGAGATAAGCCTTGCACGGTGACCATATCCATCGGTTATGGCGGAAAGCATGAGCTGACGAATGCGATGAGGGATATAATGAAAGAGGTAAAGTCCGGTAAGATCAGGCCCGAAGAGATAAACGAAAAGGTCGTCGAGGACCACCTCATATTTAAATGCGAACCCGACCTGTTCATCAGGACAGGTGAGGCGAGACTTACCGATTTCCTGTTATGGCAGGCCGTGTATTCGGAACTATATTTTACCGATGTAAACTGGGAAGACTTTAGAAAGATCGACCTGCTCAGGGCGATCAGGGATTACCAGTACAGGCAGCGAAGGTTCGGGGCCTGAACTGATCTTTATCAAGAGGCTTAAAATTGATAACTGAGGCTGACGTACATTTTCCGGACATACCGTTTAAAAAGACTGCCATACTGACGCTTATAGGGCTTATCATATACTTCGGATACCTTTACGTAGTGGGCTTTGAAAGCGTGGAGACCGCCCTGTTATCGGTAAACTACTGGTATATCGGCCTTGCATGCCTGGCGGCCATAGCCGCAAACGTTTTCCATGCCGCGGGATGGTGGATCTTTCTTAAAGACCTGAAATATAAGATATCACTGTTCGACTCTTTCCTGATCTACATGTCGGCGACGTTTTTCGTCAACCTCATACCCTCTGCAGCCATAAGCGGCGAGGTCGCGAAGATATATTTTGTACAGAAGATGACCCCGGATACGAGGTTTGACAGGACACTCGCGGCAGGCCTGCTGAGCAGGCTGCTCGAGATAGTGCCCGTAGCCCTTGGTACTCTCATCGGCGTTGGCTATCTTGCCTGGAACTATGATATTCCCTTTTGGGTCCTGGCATTTTGCGTGTTCATAGCCGGGACGGTGAGCCTTGCCGCCATTACGATACTTATCATCTCGTTCAACAGCGAGCTGCTGATGAGCATATTCAAAAGCATATACATGTTCTTGCACAGGATATTCAAGAGCAAGGACCTTGACAATAGATTATTGAAGATGAACGCGATAATCCAGCAGTTTGACGTCAGCATAAGGCTGCTTACAAGAAGCAAGTCCCTGATCCTTAAATCGCTGTGCCACATATTCATGGCGTTCGTGCTGGACGTATATATCGCCTTTATCGCGTTCAAGGCGATAGGCTATCCCGTCTCAATGGGCATCATCATAACGATATTCTCGATAATGATGATACTGCAGATGCTCCCGACTTTCTTGCCGGGAGGCGTAGGCCTGGTGGACATTATCATGACCCTGCTGTACCTGTCCATGGGTGTCCCGGAGGTGAATGCCGCGGGAGCGACCATCCTCATAAGATTCGTGACCTTATGGTTCCTTACAGCGGCCGGCGGATTGGTGACATTGCATTTATCCAGAAGGTTAGAAAAAGACCAGTTGATGAATTCCGGCAATAAATTTGAACGGCCGTCGTGAATTTTAAAACATAAAATTTTGCCTAACGTTATATACTCATAAATTAATTCTAGATTATGAACGACTTTGTGCCGGTGAAAGTGAGAGGAGTATATTTCGTTAGCACGATAACCGGACCTCAGGCAGTAGTTTTTTTATCGGACAATGATGAAAAAATGGTCCCGATATATATCGGTCCCGCTGAAGCAATATCTATAGATATAGCCCTGCGAAAGGAGACAACACCGCGGCCGATGACTCACGACCTGGTCAAGTCTATAATGGATGGCTTCGGGATCGGCATCAACAAGATAATCATCGACGACCTGGACGAGCAGGTGTTCTATGCGAGGCTGATGCTGAAGGACACCGATAAAGAGATAGAGATAGACGCCAGGCCAAGCGATTGCATTGCCCTTGCAGTCCGCTCGGATGCCAGCATATTCATCGAGAGAGAGATACTCGATAAGGTGGCCATAAACCGTAAGGACATAGAGGCTGCGGGCAACATAGAGGACCTTTTAGAGTAAAGACCTTAGAAGTCTGTTCTTTTATTCATTATTTTTGTACGGCGTTCAATATCTTATATGGCCATTATAATGGCTATCCGGCACCCTGCACGTGGAGGTAATGCATTGAAAATGCACAATATCCTCGTACGGCAGGTCGGATCACACTCGGATTTTTTATGAAGCTTCTTATAATACAATATTACTTTCATTATACTGTATAAAAATACATATTTACTTATTTACAATATTATGAAACATGTTTATACCTCTTAACGTAAATAACACAGATAGTACCGTATCGCGGCCGAATATACTTATAGCAGGGGACACTGCCGGAATATTTTATCTGCTCGGTATCCTGTCCCGGTTCGAGTTCAATATATTCCTCGCAGATACAGGCGTGAAAGGCCCGGGGCCTTCCGAATTCAGGAGGGGCGGCGGAAATACGGGGCAAGACATGTCTAACGTGTATTATGATTTTTTTGGCTCGGCAGACAACATAGGGGCAGGGATCATAAGGCGCATGGACTTTGTTATCGCCACATCCTGCGGGGACTGGCCTGCCATATGGTCAAGATGCTTCCATGTGCCGTTCGTCAGCGTAGCTCATGACACGGAAGGTTCTTTGCTGGAGTTTGAGGGATTTGGCTTTATCCAGTGCCAGCCCATCGGTTCAAATAATATCAGCGATACGATATCGGGCCTGATCGTCCCTAACATAGAAGCGCCTTCGCACAGGTACAGGATAAGGGCGGTGACCAGGGTAAGGATCGAAAAGGACGGCACTGCCCATATAACATATGATAACTATAATGGCCCCGTCAGGCTTAACCCGCTCATCCCGGAGGAGACAGGCTATAGCGCATGGGACGACGTCGGAGAGATCCTTCGCCACGGGGAGATAATGTCGATAGACGTCTTTAACATGAAGACGATAATGGCAGAAGGTGATGAGCATAACAGGCTAAAGATGATAGAGGCGGGAGTGCCCGAACTTCACGTGATCAAGCTCGAGTCCCCTAAAAAGACAAGATATGTGGAATTGACAGGAGATCTTGTGAGAGTCTTTGACGGAATATTTTAGTTTGACCGGAGCGCACTGGCAAGCTCGACTATCCTGTCCAGGACCGCGTCCACACCCTTTCCGGTGACGGACGATATTGGAAAGACATCATCATAGCCTCCGGCATCCTCCCTGACCTTTTCGACAGATGCCCCCGGAAGGTCTGATTTATTGGCCAGGACTATACAGGGGATGCCGCTCCCCCTTAATTCTGACAGTACCCTCTTTTCGAACTCCGTCATGCCGCGCGTGGAATCCACTACGACCAGGCCGGCGTTCAGTCCGAAAGCGACGACCTCCCGGGCGACCTCGAATCGTTCCTGCCCGGGCGTTCCATAGACATATAGTTTATAGCCCTTATGATACCTTATGCCCATGTCAAGGGCTACAGTGGTCGTACCGTCATGGTTTCTTGCTTCAGTAAGAAGAGGATCTGGATCTATGCGCTTGATGAAAGATGTCTTGCCGGAGTGGTATGAGCCGAAAGCGACCACCTTGACGCGACGCTGGTTATCGTGAACGTTGATCCGGTTTGAATGCTCGAGAATCATTTAGAGACCTGGTAATTTTGTTTATACTCCCGGGTAGTTATATTTTCTTCTCTCAGGGCAGTAGCGGCGATTTTTTTATAAATTTAAGTGCAATATACTGAATTTAGTGTCGACGCCAACAAGTTAATATAGTCAGGACAGGTATTTTATGGACATGAGCTATTCAGGCAGGATCGGAACATCCGAGCTAATCGATTTATTGCTGTCGTTCATAGTGCTCACCATCGCGTTCTCGATGGGAAGGTCTTACGGGATCAGCGGGCTCAACGCCGAGATCTTCATCATATGCGCCATAGGCGTCGGCACCGGTTTTCTTCTCCACGAGCTTGCGCATAAGTTCATGGCACAGAGATACGGATACTGGGCGGAATACAAAGCCAGCCCTATGGGCCTGATAATCGCGGTCGCCCTGGCAGTCATGACAGGGTTCGTATTCGCCGCGCCAGGGGCCGTACACATACGCAAGACTGGCTATTCTGCGCCGCAATCCACTTACTCATATTCCGACGATAACTACTGGGACCAGTTCGATAATAAGCCCGGTAAGGAAGAAGGCAGGATAGCGATGGCCGGGCCCATAACGAACATCATCCT
Protein-coding regions in this window:
- the uppS gene encoding polyprenyl diphosphate synthase, producing MVVRQIAYRIYEKSLIKGITGSAVPRCIALVISDGDLVDNRSVIKLLNFIEWCCELGVREVSVYISITFTQPGTSGRNKLIDCVYGLFQNAGFPGNIVADGSINQIKGDKPCTVTISIGYGGKHELTNAMRDIMKEVKSGKIRPEEINEKVVEDHLIFKCEPDLFIRTGEARLTDFLLWQAVYSELYFTDVNWEDFRKIDLLRAIRDYQYRQRRFGA
- a CDS encoding lysylphosphatidylglycerol synthase transmembrane domain-containing protein; this encodes MITEADVHFPDIPFKKTAILTLIGLIIYFGYLYVVGFESVETALLSVNYWYIGLACLAAIAANVFHAAGWWIFLKDLKYKISLFDSFLIYMSATFFVNLIPSAAISGEVAKIYFVQKMTPDTRFDRTLAAGLLSRLLEIVPVALGTLIGVGYLAWNYDIPFWVLAFCVFIAGTVSLAAITILIISFNSELLMSIFKSIYMFLHRIFKSKDLDNRLLKMNAIIQQFDVSIRLLTRSKSLILKSLCHIFMAFVLDVYIAFIAFKAIGYPVSMGIIITIFSIMMILQMLPTFLPGGVGLVDIIMTLLYLSMGVPEVNAAGATILIRFVTLWFLTAAGGLVTLHLSRRLEKDQLMNSGNKFERPS
- a CDS encoding bifunctional nuclease family protein; its protein translation is MNDFVPVKVRGVYFVSTITGPQAVVFLSDNDEKMVPIYIGPAEAISIDIALRKETTPRPMTHDLVKSIMDGFGIGINKIIIDDLDEQVFYARLMLKDTDKEIEIDARPSDCIALAVRSDASIFIEREILDKVAINRKDIEAAGNIEDLLE
- a CDS encoding GTP-binding protein, producing MILEHSNRINVHDNQRRVKVVAFGSYHSGKTSFIKRIDPDPLLTEARNHDGTTTVALDMGIRYHKGYKLYVYGTPGQERFEVAREVVAFGLNAGLVVVDSTRGMTEFEKRVLSELRGSGIPCIVLANKSDLPGASVEKVREDAGGYDDVFPISSVTGKGVDAVLDRIVELASALRSN
- a CDS encoding site-2 protease family protein produces the protein MDMSYSGRIGTSELIDLLLSFIVLTIAFSMGRSYGISGLNAEIFIICAIGVGTGFLLHELAHKFMAQRYGYWAEYKASPMGLIIAVALAVMTGFVFAAPGAVHIRKTGYSAPQSTYSYSDDNYWDQFDNKPGKEEGRIAMAGPITNIILALLFFVLLKGELLTSMLMVQAAFYGMYINLFLAAFNMIPVDPLDGAKVFRSNPLVWVIIAVPSILATLAFMTGLIYVIF